In a genomic window of uncultured Sphaerochaeta sp.:
- a CDS encoding LysE family translocator, with the protein MEIDLFSTFLFAFITTFTPGPNTISSHAMGMNYGYRRSLPYFAGIATGFFSIMVLSALFATLLQQLMPSVVQLLTILGSLYILYLAYHVFFASYLLSQRAVKALGYSNGLLLQLLNPKVIILGLTVYSTFLKEMDRSPIPIILSALVFTLMSFTALTTWALFGLGIARLLKTERTRRIVNAVLSLLLVYTAVKMVLNQW; encoded by the coding sequence ATGGAAATCGATCTGTTTTCAACGTTTCTGTTTGCCTTCATCACCACATTCACCCCAGGCCCGAACACCATCAGCAGCCATGCCATGGGAATGAACTACGGATACCGTAGGTCTTTGCCGTATTTTGCAGGAATTGCCACAGGCTTCTTCTCCATCATGGTGCTCAGTGCACTGTTTGCAACGTTGCTGCAGCAGCTCATGCCCTCTGTCGTGCAGCTGCTGACCATCCTTGGGTCGCTCTACATCCTCTACCTTGCCTATCATGTGTTCTTTGCCTCCTACCTGCTTTCCCAACGCGCTGTGAAGGCTTTGGGATACAGCAATGGCCTCCTGCTGCAACTGCTCAATCCGAAGGTGATCATCCTGGGACTTACGGTGTATTCCACCTTTCTCAAGGAGATGGACCGAAGCCCAATCCCCATCATTCTCAGTGCCTTGGTCTTTACCCTGATGAGTTTCACCGCCCTCACCACCTGGGCTCTGTTTGGTTTGGGAATAGCACGGTTGCTCAAAACGGAGCGAACGAGGCGTATCGTCAATGCCGTCCTGTCACTGTTGTTGGTATACACGGCTGTGAAGATGGTTCTCAATCAGTGGTAG
- the pflB gene encoding formate C-acetyltransferase has protein sequence MNDTEMTTHEIDTRSFINTHYTPYDGDESFLQGPTDRTLRLWDKLKGLLAIERERNGMYDIDEKTISTITSHTSGYIDKDDEQIVGLQTNEPLKRAIMPFGGIRLVHTELKAYGRTLPESVDEVFKYRKTHNDGVFDVYTEEMKKVRHSGIITGLPDAYGRGRIIGDYRRVPLYGIDYLIEQKKEAKNQYSFDAMTEEVIRDREELSEQIRSLVELKEMAAAYGFDISQPAKDTKQAIQWLYFAFLAATKEQNGAAMSLGRVSTFLDIYSERDLANGTFSESEIQELVDHFIMKLRIIRFLRTPSYDELFSGDPTWVTESIGGIGHDGRHMVTKMSYRFLHSLTNLGPAPEPNLTVLWSKHLPQPFKRYCAHLSIKTSSIQYENDDLMRCDYGDDYGIACCVSAMRIGKQMQFFGARVNLAKTLLYAINGGRDEKSGEQIGPKVAPITSEYLDFDEVMDRFEAMSGWLAKLYLDTLNVIHFMHDKYSYERIEMALHDEQIVRTMAGGIAGLSVVADSLSAIKYAKVKPIRDESGLAVDFIVEGEYPSYGNNDDRVDSLAQELVKSFIAKMRKHTTYRKSIPTLSVLTITSNVVYGKKTGSTPDGRKVGEPFAPGANPMHGRDTKGCVASMKSVAKLSYAAAQDGISYTFSIIPSTLGKNKEMQISNLVTLMDGYFEETGHHINVNVMEKSTLLDAMDHPEKYPQLTIRVSGYAVNFIKLTREQQLDVIHRTFHETL, from the coding sequence ATGAACGATACAGAAATGACAACCCACGAAATCGACACCCGATCCTTCATCAACACCCACTATACTCCGTACGATGGCGATGAGAGCTTTCTCCAAGGTCCTACCGACAGGACCCTCAGGCTCTGGGATAAGCTGAAGGGCTTGCTTGCCATCGAGCGCGAACGCAACGGCATGTATGATATCGATGAGAAGACCATTTCCACCATCACCAGCCACACGAGCGGATACATTGACAAGGATGACGAGCAGATTGTAGGCCTGCAGACCAACGAGCCGCTCAAGCGAGCCATCATGCCTTTCGGCGGCATTCGTCTGGTACACACCGAGCTCAAGGCATATGGACGCACCCTTCCCGAGAGTGTTGATGAAGTCTTCAAATACAGAAAGACCCACAATGACGGTGTCTTCGATGTGTACACCGAGGAGATGAAGAAAGTACGCCACAGCGGCATCATCACCGGCCTGCCCGATGCCTATGGCCGGGGAAGAATCATCGGTGACTACCGAAGGGTTCCTCTGTACGGTATCGACTATCTCATTGAACAGAAGAAAGAGGCAAAAAACCAGTATTCGTTTGATGCAATGACCGAGGAGGTAATCCGCGATCGGGAGGAGCTGAGCGAACAGATCAGGAGTCTGGTTGAGCTCAAGGAGATGGCTGCAGCCTACGGCTTTGACATCTCCCAGCCTGCCAAGGACACCAAGCAAGCCATCCAGTGGCTCTACTTCGCCTTCCTTGCGGCTACCAAGGAACAGAATGGGGCGGCAATGAGCCTTGGGCGTGTTTCCACGTTCCTGGACATTTACAGCGAGCGTGACCTTGCAAACGGAACCTTCAGCGAGTCGGAGATCCAGGAGCTGGTCGATCACTTCATCATGAAGTTGAGGATCATCCGCTTCCTGCGCACTCCCAGCTATGACGAGTTGTTCAGCGGGGATCCCACCTGGGTCACCGAATCCATCGGCGGGATCGGCCATGACGGGAGACACATGGTCACCAAAATGAGCTATCGGTTCCTGCACAGCCTGACCAATCTCGGACCCGCACCGGAACCGAACCTCACCGTTCTGTGGAGCAAGCATCTTCCCCAGCCGTTCAAGCGGTATTGCGCCCATCTCTCCATCAAGACCTCGTCCATCCAGTATGAGAATGATGACCTCATGCGTTGCGACTATGGGGATGACTACGGCATTGCCTGCTGTGTCTCTGCTATGCGCATCGGCAAGCAGATGCAGTTCTTCGGAGCACGGGTGAACCTTGCAAAGACGCTGCTGTACGCCATCAACGGAGGAAGAGACGAGAAGAGCGGGGAACAGATCGGACCGAAGGTTGCCCCTATCACCAGCGAATACCTCGATTTTGATGAGGTGATGGATAGGTTTGAAGCCATGAGCGGCTGGCTTGCAAAGCTCTACCTCGACACCCTCAATGTCATCCACTTCATGCACGACAAGTACAGTTACGAGCGCATAGAGATGGCATTGCATGATGAGCAGATCGTCAGGACCATGGCAGGAGGCATCGCCGGCCTGAGTGTGGTGGCTGACAGCCTCTCGGCGATCAAGTATGCAAAGGTCAAGCCCATCCGTGATGAGAGCGGCCTTGCCGTGGACTTTATCGTTGAGGGTGAGTACCCCTCCTATGGAAACAACGATGACCGTGTCGATTCCCTTGCCCAGGAACTTGTGAAGAGCTTCATCGCAAAGATGAGAAAGCATACCACGTACCGCAAGAGCATCCCCACCCTTTCCGTGCTTACCATCACCAGCAATGTGGTGTATGGCAAGAAGACCGGGTCCACACCCGATGGACGGAAAGTGGGCGAACCGTTTGCACCGGGTGCGAACCCCATGCACGGTCGTGACACAAAAGGGTGTGTGGCCAGCATGAAGAGCGTTGCGAAGCTCTCCTATGCAGCAGCCCAGGATGGAATTTCCTATACCTTCTCCATCATTCCCTCCACCTTGGGAAAGAACAAGGAGATGCAGATCTCCAATCTTGTCACCCTGATGGACGGATATTTTGAGGAAACGGGACACCACATCAATGTGAACGTCATGGAGAAGAGCACCCTGCTCGATGCCATGGATCACCCTGAGAAGTATCCCCAGCTGACCATCCGGGTCAGCGGATACGCGGTCAACTTCATCAAACTCACCAGGGAACAGCAACTTGATGTCATCCACCGCACCTTCCACGAAACACTCTAA
- a CDS encoding lipocalin family protein, with amino-acid sequence MMVLLSLSLLASCTTEGGATAPLQTVPVLDLDRYLGSWYEIGRYQHGFEKNLVGVKADYSLREDGRVQVVNSGLKRDLDGKLTQVKAVAWRPDDTQAGKLKVRFFGLFTSDYLVFGLDDQHYQWAVVGNDSRTMLWFLSRTPFVDATVLDRMKAIAQDQGYELSSLYLVPQKER; translated from the coding sequence ATGATGGTTTTGCTTTCACTATCTCTCTTGGCTTCCTGCACTACGGAAGGTGGTGCAACGGCGCCCCTCCAGACAGTACCGGTTCTTGATCTGGACCGGTATCTTGGTTCTTGGTATGAAATCGGGCGGTACCAACATGGTTTTGAGAAAAACCTGGTGGGTGTAAAAGCCGACTACTCCTTGCGGGAAGACGGCCGTGTCCAAGTGGTGAACAGCGGACTGAAAAGGGATCTGGATGGCAAGCTTACCCAGGTGAAGGCCGTTGCCTGGAGACCGGATGACACGCAAGCCGGGAAGTTGAAGGTTAGGTTTTTCGGCCTCTTCACCAGTGACTATCTTGTGTTTGGATTGGATGACCAGCACTACCAGTGGGCGGTGGTGGGAAATGACAGCCGCACCATGTTGTGGTTTCTCTCCAGAACCCCATTCGTTGATGCGACGGTCCTTGATCGGATGAAAGCCATAGCCCAGGACCAGGGCTATGAGCTTTCCTCCTTGTACTTGGTACCACAGAAGGAGCGATGA
- a CDS encoding polyprenyl synthetase family protein, whose translation MPSFWNDEPILQDQLKQVSHTIDHTVSTAHGFIRPILLDHVQGVGKMLRPALVLITSQLGDHEVTEDAIRVGSIIELIHLASLVHDDILDSASQRRGKSTIYAKLGAKQAVLAGDFLLAKALLLTSGKERGMDSRVVSAALSRLCESELDQDAGVGNFFISVPTYLRRIAGKTASLFALSCYGGAALQEGPAIQTMRCHRIGYCMGMAFQIQDDILDYSGSSATLGKATGNDLKCGIPTLPLLYALNEERSRGSAELATLLSQASMPLKGRSVKRALELVHALGGVQKAQNLAESYQKRALKDIENLENAEVRRQLLHLFAKLSGRSL comes from the coding sequence ATGCCTTCATTCTGGAACGACGAGCCGATCTTGCAAGACCAGCTCAAACAGGTGAGCCATACCATAGACCATACGGTATCGACTGCTCATGGTTTCATTCGCCCCATCCTGCTCGATCATGTGCAGGGTGTGGGCAAGATGTTGCGCCCTGCCCTGGTACTCATCACCAGCCAACTCGGCGACCATGAGGTTACCGAGGATGCAATACGGGTAGGCTCAATCATTGAGCTGATTCATCTTGCCTCGCTGGTACACGACGATATCCTCGACTCTGCCTCGCAAAGACGGGGAAAGTCCACCATTTACGCAAAGCTTGGGGCCAAGCAGGCAGTACTCGCAGGAGACTTCCTCCTGGCCAAGGCGTTGTTGCTGACAAGCGGCAAGGAACGGGGGATGGACAGCCGGGTTGTCAGTGCCGCCCTGAGCAGGCTTTGCGAAAGCGAGCTGGACCAGGATGCGGGAGTGGGCAACTTCTTCATCTCCGTACCTACCTACCTGAGAAGAATTGCCGGCAAGACCGCCAGCCTGTTCGCGCTCAGCTGCTACGGTGGTGCAGCCTTGCAGGAAGGACCTGCCATCCAGACGATGCGCTGCCATCGCATCGGATATTGCATGGGAATGGCGTTCCAGATCCAGGATGACATCCTTGATTACAGCGGCAGTTCGGCAACACTGGGAAAGGCCACGGGGAACGATTTGAAATGTGGTATCCCCACCTTGCCCCTTCTATATGCGCTCAACGAGGAACGAAGCAGGGGAAGTGCAGAACTAGCCACCCTGCTCAGCCAGGCAAGCATGCCGCTGAAAGGACGCTCAGTCAAACGCGCCCTGGAATTGGTACATGCGCTGGGTGGTGTACAAAAAGCACAAAATCTTGCAGAATCCTATCAGAAGCGTGCACTCAAGGATATCGAGAATCTTGAGAATGCTGAGGTAAGGCGACAGTTGTTGCACTTGTTCGCAAAACTCTCGGGCCGCTCACTATAG
- a CDS encoding CBS domain-containing protein yields the protein MANVQSILDQKGSAVFSISPEEALSHALLQLTEHKIGALLVLNEQGDIKGILSERDIIRHFSKKLEHLNTAQIKVREVMTTGVTYVKPHQSLEDCLQLMTAGRFRHLPVVDDDKVVGMVSIGDVVKAALEERDFQIGELEHYITNAY from the coding sequence ATGGCAAATGTACAATCGATCTTGGATCAGAAGGGGAGTGCTGTGTTCAGCATCAGTCCTGAAGAGGCGCTTTCCCATGCCCTCTTGCAGCTCACTGAACATAAGATTGGTGCCCTGTTGGTGCTGAATGAGCAAGGTGATATCAAGGGAATTCTTTCAGAACGTGATATCATCCGGCATTTTTCCAAAAAGCTTGAGCACCTGAACACTGCCCAGATCAAGGTACGTGAGGTTATGACCACCGGAGTAACGTATGTAAAGCCTCATCAGAGTTTGGAAGACTGCCTCCAGCTGATGACTGCAGGCAGATTCCGTCACCTACCGGTTGTTGATGACGACAAGGTGGTTGGTATGGTCTCAATCGGAGATGTTGTAAAGGCGGCCCTGGAGGAACGTGACTTCCAGATAGGCGAGCTTGAGCACTATATCACCAATGCCTACTAA
- a CDS encoding permease, producing the protein MTIVLYGVTAVLLLLSLYRDKGKTKQALKKAWKAFENILPQFLVVILLVSLLLSLLNHDTILKIIGAESGWVGVLLAAIVGAITLIPGFVAFPTAALLLNGGAGYMQIAAFISTLMMVGIVTLPVEFKYFGKRLALQRNALAFIFSLLVAFVIGQVMEVVL; encoded by the coding sequence ATGACGATAGTTCTCTACGGAGTGACAGCGGTGTTGTTGTTGCTCTCATTGTACCGGGACAAGGGAAAAACAAAGCAAGCCCTGAAAAAAGCCTGGAAAGCGTTCGAAAACATCCTTCCCCAATTCCTGGTGGTCATTCTGCTGGTAAGCCTGCTGTTGAGCTTGCTCAACCATGATACCATCCTCAAGATCATCGGTGCTGAATCCGGCTGGGTCGGCGTGCTTCTTGCTGCAATCGTTGGGGCCATCACCCTGATACCCGGCTTCGTGGCCTTCCCCACTGCAGCGCTCTTGCTCAATGGGGGGGCAGGTTATATGCAGATTGCTGCATTCATCTCCACCCTCATGATGGTGGGTATTGTCACCCTTCCTGTGGAGTTCAAGTATTTCGGCAAGCGGCTCGCTCTCCAACGCAATGCATTGGCCTTCATCTTTTCCCTGCTTGTTGCATTCGTTATCGGACAGGTCATGGAGGTAGTGCTGTGA
- a CDS encoding Crp/Fnr family transcriptional regulator, with protein MEKLHECSGCTNDLCLRNVPLFASLDKDSMHALTAQMEHRHYKKGELMVREGDKATTFTVIRTGSAKAYRSTADGREQILYIFPANDYFGARFLFTAERVPYTVEALEESDVCILSKTQFSSLLVTHSQVALEIIEAMANRMSRLETAMQSMGGRNADVRLASFLLEFKDSYGKWDGSYLDITLPLSREGLANYLGLARETLSRKLAQFEEEGLIENLGTKVVRILDLESLTERAGVPD; from the coding sequence ATGGAAAAGTTGCACGAGTGCAGCGGATGCACCAACGACCTCTGCTTACGGAATGTCCCGCTTTTCGCCTCCTTGGACAAGGATTCGATGCACGCCCTCACAGCCCAGATGGAACACCGTCATTACAAGAAGGGAGAGCTCATGGTCCGGGAAGGGGACAAGGCCACTACCTTTACGGTTATCCGTACCGGGAGTGCGAAAGCGTATCGCTCCACCGCAGATGGGCGGGAGCAGATCCTCTACATCTTTCCGGCCAATGACTATTTTGGAGCCCGATTTCTCTTTACAGCAGAGCGCGTTCCCTACACCGTGGAAGCATTGGAAGAGAGTGATGTATGCATCCTGAGCAAGACACAGTTCTCATCCCTTCTGGTGACCCACAGCCAGGTGGCCCTCGAGATCATCGAGGCAATGGCCAATCGAATGAGTCGACTGGAAACTGCGATGCAAAGCATGGGTGGACGCAACGCCGATGTCCGGCTTGCTTCGTTCCTGTTGGAGTTCAAGGATTCGTATGGAAAGTGGGATGGTTCCTATCTGGATATAACCCTTCCGCTGAGTAGGGAAGGGTTGGCCAACTATCTGGGATTGGCTCGTGAAACACTCAGCCGCAAGCTTGCACAATTTGAGGAGGAGGGGCTCATCGAGAACCTCGGCACCAAGGTGGTGCGGATTCTCGATCTTGAAAGCCTCACTGAACGGGCGGGTGTTCCCGATTGA
- a CDS encoding NAD(P)/FAD-dependent oxidoreductase, whose product MDKKHIVVLGGGYAGVHAAKNLHKAFKKYQDKVEITLIDKNRHHILMTELHEVAGNRVGEESVKISFDRIFSGKMVNVVQDTIGDIDFKGQILKGERSSYHYDQLIIGTGAQTADFNIPGVKEHAFYLWSLDDALRIRCHIEQMVKEASREADQEKREQMLTFVIAGGGFTGVELVGELTEWLPTLCKDNGIDFKKEVRLINCEALGNILNMLPEKPRAKAVKYMEKKGVEIMLNSLITHVDAEGFTTRHGDVIKTKTLIWTCGVRGTEFCERLPLTDGKIGRKAVNEYMQSPDYQNVYLVGDGMWFLENDRAVPQIVEAAEQTAKTAADGVTYTIKSEMGIKTEHPKPFKSNFHGFMVSIGGRYAVSHTAGMSLSGFFAQALKHMVNMYYQAGVCGINGAWSYFKHEILEIKQKRSLIGGLASYKVPSYWTTFLRMYLGVMWFIEGVGKIKEGWLTDTTGSKVYWGAPAAAEAGADAWASASQAVVETVASASQAVAETGDATVEAVKQFAPPLLSQPLAIFTWINDTFVAQAPYLFQLMIVLAELGIGLALFAGLFTFPAAIVSLGLSVMFLIGALAGKEILWYMAVSIVMLGGAGKAFGLDYWVMPYLKKLWNKTPLAKKTYFYLGEPEFTRRQMEKKLGKK is encoded by the coding sequence ATGGACAAGAAGCACATTGTGGTATTGGGCGGAGGGTATGCCGGGGTACATGCCGCCAAGAATCTGCACAAGGCATTCAAGAAATACCAGGACAAGGTGGAGATCACCTTGATCGACAAAAACCGTCACCACATATTGATGACCGAGCTGCATGAAGTCGCCGGCAACCGTGTGGGAGAGGAATCGGTCAAGATTTCCTTTGACCGCATTTTCAGCGGCAAGATGGTCAACGTTGTGCAGGATACCATTGGTGACATAGACTTCAAGGGACAGATTCTCAAAGGAGAACGTTCCTCCTACCACTATGATCAGCTTATCATCGGCACTGGTGCCCAGACAGCAGACTTCAACATTCCTGGAGTCAAGGAGCACGCATTCTACCTCTGGAGCTTGGATGATGCACTACGCATCCGCTGCCATATTGAACAGATGGTCAAGGAGGCAAGCAGGGAGGCAGATCAGGAAAAGCGGGAGCAGATGCTCACCTTCGTGATCGCCGGCGGTGGCTTCACCGGTGTCGAATTGGTTGGGGAGCTGACTGAGTGGCTGCCCACCCTCTGCAAGGACAATGGCATTGATTTCAAGAAAGAAGTCAGGCTCATCAACTGTGAGGCCTTGGGCAATATCCTGAACATGCTGCCTGAGAAACCAAGGGCAAAAGCGGTAAAGTATATGGAAAAGAAGGGTGTTGAGATCATGCTCAACTCCCTGATCACGCATGTGGATGCCGAGGGTTTCACCACTCGCCACGGCGATGTCATCAAGACCAAGACCCTCATCTGGACGTGTGGGGTTCGCGGCACCGAGTTCTGTGAACGCCTTCCTCTCACCGACGGCAAGATCGGCAGAAAGGCTGTCAATGAGTACATGCAAAGCCCCGATTACCAGAATGTGTATCTGGTCGGCGACGGCATGTGGTTCCTCGAGAATGATCGCGCTGTCCCACAGATCGTAGAAGCTGCTGAGCAGACTGCGAAAACTGCTGCCGACGGGGTCACCTACACCATCAAGAGCGAAATGGGAATCAAGACCGAGCATCCTAAGCCGTTCAAATCAAACTTCCACGGCTTCATGGTCTCGATCGGTGGTCGCTATGCAGTGAGCCATACGGCAGGCATGTCCCTCTCAGGCTTCTTCGCCCAGGCACTGAAACACATGGTGAACATGTACTACCAGGCGGGCGTATGCGGCATCAACGGGGCTTGGAGTTATTTCAAGCATGAGATTCTGGAAATCAAGCAGAAGCGATCCCTTATCGGGGGTCTCGCCTCATACAAGGTTCCCTCCTACTGGACCACGTTCCTCAGAATGTATCTTGGGGTGATGTGGTTCATCGAAGGTGTAGGAAAGATCAAGGAAGGATGGCTGACCGACACCACCGGAAGCAAAGTGTATTGGGGCGCTCCTGCAGCAGCAGAAGCCGGCGCCGATGCATGGGCCTCCGCCAGCCAGGCGGTCGTGGAAACCGTTGCCTCAGCAAGTCAGGCAGTTGCCGAGACTGGGGATGCAACCGTGGAAGCAGTCAAGCAATTTGCTCCTCCCCTCCTCTCTCAGCCGCTGGCAATCTTCACCTGGATCAACGACACCTTCGTTGCCCAGGCTCCGTATCTCTTCCAGCTGATGATCGTGCTTGCGGAACTGGGTATCGGTTTGGCACTCTTTGCCGGACTTTTCACCTTCCCCGCAGCCATTGTCTCATTGGGCCTTTCGGTCATGTTCCTGATCGGTGCCTTGGCTGGCAAGGAAATTCTCTGGTACATGGCGGTTTCCATCGTGATGCTTGGTGGAGCTGGCAAGGCTTTCGGACTTGACTACTGGGTCATGCCCTACCTGAAAAAGCTGTGGAACAAGACACCGCTTGCCAAGAAAACGTACTTCTACCTCGGAGAACCAGAGTTCACCCGCAGGCAGATGGAAAAGAAACTTGGGAAAAAGTAG
- the pflA gene encoding pyruvate formate-lyase-activating protein, with translation MSVHGNVHSVESFGTLDGPGVRYVVFLQGCSLRCRYCHNPDTWNMHGGKDTTSEDLVRDILGYRNFISKGGVTISGGEPLKQPEFALDVINRLKKEGLHTALDTAGSVPLELSKPVLDAADLILLDIKSLDDKLCFSLTGMGNANTLATLAYCQATRKKVWLRHVLVPGWTLERKKLEDLAAFLTAFDCIEQVELLPYHRMGQYKWEQLKLNYSLKNVSEPTKEELSMARAIFEDQGLKVLMTSYLEDGQKTKVG, from the coding sequence ATGTCTGTACACGGCAATGTCCATTCAGTGGAGAGCTTCGGGACCCTCGATGGTCCCGGAGTGCGCTACGTAGTATTTTTGCAAGGATGCTCGCTGAGGTGCCGCTACTGCCATAATCCGGACACCTGGAATATGCACGGTGGCAAGGATACCACCAGTGAGGATCTGGTCAGGGATATCCTGGGGTACCGAAACTTCATTTCCAAGGGAGGGGTGACCATCAGCGGAGGGGAACCGCTGAAGCAACCAGAGTTTGCCCTTGATGTGATCAACCGCCTGAAGAAAGAAGGACTTCATACAGCCCTTGATACCGCCGGCAGTGTTCCCCTTGAGCTTTCCAAGCCTGTGTTGGATGCTGCAGACCTTATTCTGCTGGATATCAAAAGCCTGGACGACAAGCTCTGCTTCAGTCTGACCGGTATGGGCAATGCGAACACCCTTGCCACCCTCGCCTACTGTCAGGCAACAAGGAAAAAAGTCTGGCTCAGGCATGTGCTGGTTCCCGGTTGGACGCTTGAGAGAAAGAAACTTGAGGATCTGGCAGCATTCCTGACCGCATTCGACTGCATCGAGCAGGTGGAGCTGTTGCCCTACCATCGCATGGGTCAGTACAAGTGGGAACAGCTGAAACTCAACTACTCATTGAAGAACGTTTCAGAACCCACGAAGGAAGAGCTTTCCATGGCAAGAGCCATCTTCGAGGACCAAGGTCTGAAAGTTCTCATGACCAGCTACCTGGAAGACGGGCAGAAGACAAAGGTTGGCTGA
- a CDS encoding permease — MRSLVVRYRAFLLVSVVLLGLSLLDRELGQQVYDTTAYQLREMILVIPPIFILLGLLDIWVPKQTMVRFMGEGSGLKGVLLALFIGSAAAGPLYGAFPVAAVFMKKGVKLSNILIFLGAWSTTKIPMLLFEFTALGVPFALTRLLVNLPGIIIIAAILEKLMSQKEKDSLYERAQSL, encoded by the coding sequence GTGAGAAGCCTCGTTGTACGCTATCGTGCATTCCTATTGGTGAGCGTCGTGCTGCTCGGGTTGAGCCTGCTGGATCGTGAGTTGGGTCAGCAAGTCTATGACACCACCGCATATCAGCTTCGTGAGATGATCCTGGTCATCCCCCCGATCTTCATCCTGCTTGGCTTGCTTGACATTTGGGTGCCCAAACAGACAATGGTCAGGTTCATGGGAGAAGGAAGCGGACTGAAAGGTGTTCTGCTTGCACTCTTCATCGGCAGCGCTGCCGCAGGACCGCTCTACGGAGCCTTCCCTGTTGCAGCAGTCTTCATGAAAAAGGGGGTGAAACTCTCCAATATCCTCATCTTCCTGGGTGCTTGGTCAACCACAAAAATACCGATGCTGCTTTTTGAATTCACTGCGCTGGGGGTGCCGTTTGCCCTTACCAGACTGCTGGTGAATTTGCCGGGGATCATCATCATTGCAGCAATCCTGGAAAAGCTCATGAGCCAGAAGGAGAAAGATTCCCTGTATGAGCGCGCCCAGTCACTCTAG
- a CDS encoding DUF438 domain-containing protein — MDEQKIVKLKAIIERLHAGVSSADVKKEFEAEFGSVSAEELAAAERKLMEDGEIQVEQVQKLCDVHASVFGGSVEEIHQGKQVDKTPGHPAFVFIKENEGLKAFLDGDFAKAVQTYKAQKDENSKLNLLAALKTLSSLEKHYLRKENLFFPYLEKAGITAPPKVMWGVDDEIRALWKLVIRTLESSSEVLEAELAKLEEQVRSMIDKENNILLPMLQGCMDGDAWLMVGRDSADIGYCFNGGIEGASPSDATTWYRWNASMSGKEDFAPKQEDTGEIVLPSGHMSLDELTWMLNTLPGDVTFVGVDDKVRYFSEGKDRVFPRTRSIVGRDVAHCHPPKSLKVVEKLVEDFKAGRKDSESFWIQKGTMFILIRYFAVRNEHGEYLGVLEVTEEISSLRSLEGQKTLLSE; from the coding sequence ATGGACGAACAGAAGATAGTGAAGCTGAAAGCAATCATTGAAAGACTGCACGCTGGTGTCAGCAGTGCCGACGTCAAGAAGGAGTTTGAGGCTGAATTCGGGAGTGTGAGTGCCGAAGAGCTTGCAGCAGCGGAACGCAAGCTGATGGAAGACGGAGAGATCCAGGTGGAGCAGGTACAGAAGTTGTGTGACGTACATGCATCTGTCTTCGGCGGCAGTGTTGAGGAAATTCATCAGGGCAAGCAGGTTGACAAGACACCCGGACACCCCGCCTTTGTCTTCATCAAGGAGAACGAAGGGCTCAAAGCCTTCCTCGATGGTGATTTCGCCAAGGCTGTCCAGACGTACAAGGCACAAAAAGACGAGAACAGCAAACTGAATCTGCTGGCTGCATTGAAGACGCTGTCAAGCTTGGAGAAACACTATCTTCGCAAGGAAAACCTGTTCTTCCCCTATCTGGAGAAAGCCGGTATCACCGCTCCTCCCAAGGTAATGTGGGGTGTTGATGACGAGATACGTGCCTTGTGGAAGCTGGTGATCAGAACTCTTGAATCCTCTTCCGAGGTACTTGAGGCGGAGCTGGCAAAACTTGAGGAGCAGGTACGCAGCATGATTGACAAGGAGAACAATATTCTTCTTCCCATGTTGCAGGGCTGCATGGATGGTGATGCCTGGCTTATGGTAGGCCGTGACAGCGCAGATATCGGATACTGCTTCAATGGTGGTATCGAGGGAGCCAGTCCTTCCGATGCAACCACGTGGTATCGTTGGAATGCAAGTATGAGTGGCAAGGAAGATTTTGCCCCCAAGCAGGAGGATACCGGAGAGATTGTGCTTCCCAGTGGCCATATGAGCCTTGATGAGCTTACGTGGATGCTCAACACACTTCCTGGTGACGTAACCTTTGTTGGGGTTGATGACAAGGTACGGTACTTCAGTGAAGGAAAGGATCGTGTCTTCCCGAGAACCCGCAGCATTGTGGGTAGGGATGTTGCACACTGCCACCCCCCCAAGAGTCTGAAGGTGGTGGAGAAGCTGGTTGAGGATTTCAAAGCGGGCAGAAAGGACAGCGAGTCATTCTGGATCCAGAAGGGCACCATGTTCATTCTCATCAGATACTTTGCCGTACGCAATGAGCACGGTGAGTACCTGGGAGTACTGGAGGTAACCGAAGAGATCTCGTCACTTCGCAGCCTTGAAGGTCAGAAGACACTGCTCAGTGAGTAG